The following are from one region of the Gloeomargarita lithophora Alchichica-D10 genome:
- a CDS encoding phage integrase N-terminal SAM-like domain-containing protein translates to MSDNFSSAHPQRLLDQVRDVLRVKHYSYQTEKSYLLWIRRYIHFHHRRNSRNIGGSEINAFLTYLAVEEKVAASTQNQALSALLFLYREVLHLELDLNLDAVRAKRSRYLPTVLTPEEVKAVILHLSGVHRLVVQLLYGSG, encoded by the coding sequence ATGAGTGATAACTTTTCTTCCGCCCACCCCCAACGACTGCTTGACCAAGTTAGGGATGTACTCCGTGTCAAGCACTACTCCTATCAAACGGAGAAATCCTATCTCCTCTGGATTCGCCGCTACATCCACTTTCACCACCGAAGAAATTCTCGAAATATAGGCGGCTCTGAAATCAATGCCTTTCTAACCTATTTGGCTGTTGAAGAGAAAGTGGCCGCTTCGACTCAAAACCAGGCACTCAGTGCCCTATTGTTCCTTTACCGTGAAGTTTTGCATCTGGAACTAGACCTTAATCTTGATGCAGTACGAGCTAAGCGTTCCCGCTATCTGCCTACGGTCTTGACCCCTGAAGAGGTGAAGGCTGTTATTTTGCATCTGTCTGGGGTTCATCGCTTAGTTGTTCAGTTGCTTTACGGTAGTGGCTT
- a CDS encoding type II toxin-antitoxin system VapC family toxin produces MDLVCFDTQIIIWGVKRQATPGQEDNIDKAKYLINTCEENGIDIMVPSVVVAEILCALEPGLHNAFSELMHRRFIVPPFDTQAALHFAEMWRNKKQIKDESGISRAEMKADFMITATAIARGAKCIYSEDVGLKKFAQDYIDVRPLPSIERQMSIEDAL; encoded by the coding sequence ATGGATTTAGTCTGTTTTGATACACAGATAATCATTTGGGGTGTTAAGAGACAAGCAACTCCTGGGCAGGAAGACAACATAGACAAAGCCAAATATCTAATCAACACTTGCGAAGAAAACGGAATTGATATTATGGTTCCGTCGGTGGTGGTTGCAGAAATTCTATGTGCTTTAGAACCAGGGTTGCATAATGCTTTCAGTGAACTAATGCACCGTCGATTTATTGTTCCGCCTTTTGACACACAGGCTGCTCTTCACTTTGCAGAAATGTGGAGAAATAAAAAGCAAATTAAAGATGAGAGTGGAATATCAAGAGCAGAAATGAAAGCTGATTTCATGATTACTGCTACAGCAATAGCAAGAGGCGCAAAGTGCATCTATAGCGAAGATGTAGGGCTTAAAAAGTTTGCCCAAGACTACATTGATGTTAGACCACTACCTAGCATTGAAAGGCAGATGTCCATAGAAGATGCGCTTTGA